In Embleya scabrispora, the DNA window GTTCTACAACGCCCTGCATGAACCGACCTTGTTCATCGACGCGACCCAAAGGAGCCGCGTCGTCGAGCGTGACCTCAACGGCAAAATCACGAAGTCGACTTTGGCCGACGGGACTTACCATACGCAGACGTACGACGCGTTGGGTCAGCCGATGATCACGAGCGACTACGACGCCGACAACACACTCCTGCGGATCAGTTCGACCTGGTATGACGTGTCGGGCAACCTCATTCAGACGATCGACCCGAAGCTCAAGTCGACCAGGTACGAGTACGACGCCCTGGGCCGACGCACGCGGCAGATCGAACCGGGCCCCACGTCGGCGGGCATCGTCACCGCCCTCGGCTACGACGCGGCGGGCAACCGGACGCGGTACACCGACGGCAACGGGAACGTCACGACGACGACATACAACTCGCTCGGGCTCCAGGCGTCGATGGTGGAGCCGGCCACCACGGCTCACCCGGCCGCGGCGGATCGCACCTGGTCGACCGGGTATGACATCGGCGGCCGGCCGCTCAAGGAGACACGTCCGGGCGGCGTGAACGTCGATCGCACGTACAACGTGCTGGGCGGGCTCACGTCGCAGACGGCCACCTCCACGGGACCCGACGCGGCGTCGTCGAGCAAGACCTTCGACTACGACCGTCAGGGCCGCCTGGTGAAGGCGTCCACGCCCAGTGGCGACGATACGTTCGGCTACGACTGGCGCAGCCACATCGTGTCGACGAGCGGCCCGTCGGGGACGTCGAGCTTTGTCTACGACCATCTGGGCCGGATGACCGGCCGGACCGATGCGTCCGGGACGTCGAGCTACACGTATGACGAAGCCGGTCGCACCAAGACTGCGACCGACGCCGTGACCGGTACGAATCTGGCCTACTCCTACGACGGCATCGGTCAGTTGACGCAGGTGGCGTACGGCGGGACGGGCGGGTCGGTCCGGACCTTCGGTTACGACAAGCTGCACCGGATGACGTCGGACGTACTCAAGACGTCCACAGGCGCGCAACTGAACTCGATCACCACGAGTTTCGATGCGGCCGACCGGATGATCGGCAAGACGACGAACAACGGCACCGGTCCGGTCGTGAACACTTACGGCTATGACGACGCGGGCCGGCTGACGAGTTGGAACAACGGCTCGACGACGGTGCCCTACGAGTACGACAACGCCGGGAACCGGACCCGGGACGGGCCACGCACGGCGACCTACGACCAGCGCAACCGACTGCTGAGCGATGGCGCGTACACCTACGACTACACCGCGCGTGGCACGCTCGCGAAGAAGACCACGGTCGGCGGCTCGGCGTTCACCACCCTCACCTACGACGCCTTCGATCGGCTCACCGCCGACGGATCGTCGAGCTACACGTACGACAGCCTCGACCGGGTGCTCACCACCGGTGGACGCACCTTCGCCTACAGCGGCACGGGCAACGACCTGGCGACGGACGGCGCGGACACCTACAGCCGCGGCGCGAACGGCGACCTGATCGGCATCCGCAACGGCTCGACCGGCCAGGCGGACCTGGCCGTGGTCGACGAACACAGCGACGTGGTGGCCACGTTCCAGGCGAGCGGGACGACGCTGAGCCGATCGGTGACGTACAGCCCGTACGGGCAGGTGCTCACTTCGTCCGGGCCGCGCACCAGCGTGGGGTACCAGAGCGGATGGACCGATGCCGGTAGCGGCAAGGTCAACATGGCCGCACGCTGGTACGACCCGTCCACGGGCGCGTTCGCCTCGCGCGACAGCGTGACGCTGGATCCGTCGGCGTCGACCAACGCGAACCGGTATGCGTACGCGAGCGGCAATCCGCTCATGTACACGGATCCGACCGGCCATTGGTCGATCAAGGGGGCACTGAAGAAGGTCGGCAAGGTCGCCGCTGTCGCGGCGCCGATCGTCGGCGGTCTGGTCGGCGGCGCGGCGGGCATGGCCATCGGCAACCCGGCGCTCGGCGGTGCCATCGGCGGCGCGCTCGGGGGTGCCCTCGCCTACGGCATCACCACCGCCATCAACGGCGACAACTTCAGCTTCAAGGAACTCGCGTTCCAATCCGGGCGCGGCGCCATCGAGGGCGCGATCGGCGGGCACTTCGCCAAGGTCGGCGGTTATGCCGCCCAGTTCGGGTTCGGCGCGTTCGCGAGTGGCATCGGCTACGGCTTCGATGTCGTCACCGGGCGGGCCGACTTCAGCTGGGGCGACCTGGCCATGCAGATGGCCGTCGGCGGCTTCTTCAACGCCGCCGGCCGCTACGTGAGCAACAAGTGGAACAAGTGGCGCGGCGGCCGGGAGGATGTCGAGGGCCCGGGCGGCCGAAGGGGCGAGGAGGACGGCCCCGGCGGTCGGCGCGGCGACGAGGACGAACCCGCCGCGCGCAAGGCCCGCGAGGACGCCGAGGCCAAAGCCCGAGAGGCCGCGGAGGCCGAAGCGGCCCGCAAGGCGGAGGCGGCCCGTCTCGCCGAGGAGGTCCGAGCCCGTTCGCCACAGGGCGCCGCCGACGACGCCTCGGCCGGCAAGGGCCGCGCCTACGAGGCGGCCACCACGTACGCCCCACGCCCGGCACCGATCCGCCCGGAGTACCTGGCCAAGCCGGCCTCCATCCAGGAAGCCCAGGCCCAAAACGCCGTCCGAGTAGTCGAAAACGCCCCCAAACTCAACGACGGCTCCACCACCGCAACCTTCACCCCCGCCGAAGCCACGAACACGTCATCGTCGCGAAGCGGTCCGAGCGAGAGTGGCGGGTCACGCGCGAGGGAGACGCCAGAGCAGGGAACTTGCCAAAGGCCGAACAGCTTTGTTCCGGGCACTCAAGTGCTGATGGCGGACGGTAGCCACAAGAGCATCGAGAACGTCCGGATCGGCGACGAGGTCCTGGCTACCGACCCCGAGACCGGTCAGAGCGGCCCTCGAACAGTCACCGCCGAGATCACCGGCACGGGTGACAAGAACCTGGTCGAACTCACCGTCGACGTCGACGGCCCGGCCGACACCCGAACCGAAACCATCACCGCCACCGACAACCACCCCTTCTGGGTCCCCGAACTCGGCAAGTGGAAAAACGCCGCCGACCTCAAGCCGGGCCAATGGCTGCAAACCGCCGCGGGCACCTGGGTCCAACTGACCGCAACCCGCTCCTGGACCCAACTCGAATCCGTCCATAATCTAACCGTCGACGACCTGCACACCTACTATGTGCTTGCAGGTGCGACGCCGGTTCTCGTCCATAACGAAAACTGCGGCGATGAAGCTATTGTTCACATGGCAAATTATCCGGATAGGCAACATGCTCTCATTACCATTCATTACGGTGATGATATTTTGCGGACCCATCAGTTCGGCAGTCTTACCAATCCAGTCAATGGTATAACCAGGTTCACCCTGGATGAGCTGCCGAGGCTGACGATCAACCTTCGAGTGCCTTTGCCGCATGGGCTGCGAGCAATCATGAAAGCAGAGGATGGGTTGTATAAAACGGAAATGGGAAGGTATCCGCCCTACAGTTTGCCGGATCAGGGTTGTGTTTCCTATTGTGCGCAAGTTTTGAAAGCCGGAGGCGTGGAAAACATTCCGGAGCACAATGACGAGGCTCAAGCATGGCTCTTTGCGCGCTATGGATAAAGGATGGTGATGTATGTCTCGACCTGAAGGTTGGGAGTGGCTGGACGAGCCGCGAGAGCATTGGGATATCCCTGCTTCCCTCCGCAGGCCCGGCGGCTCGCCACAATCCAACCTCGTCATCGCAATGCTCTCCTGTGAATTCTTGGGTCACGAGACCGTAGCGCTCGCAGGTCGATTCATCACCGAGTATTCGATGCTCTATCTTCGTCCACCGGACAGAGGGCTGAACTTCCACGAACAGTCGCGACTCGGGGCGGTGATCACCAGGCATACCCGGCGCACATATGAGGCGTGGGAGGGGTTCAAGGCGGCTGCGGAGAACGATGGTCCGGCGGCTGAGGTGCGTCGACTCATTCAGGAAGGCAGGCAGGCGCTTGCCCTTGAGCTGAACAGTGCGATCTCGGCCTTCCGGCAACTTCCGGGTAGCGTGCTGTGAATTATCGGTGTGCCATCCATGTGGCGACGCGGCGTGGTGATGGAACATCCTGCGACAGAGGTGTCCTTCGCGGGCCTGCGGAGTACTCGGTATGCACAGCCACGACGTGTTCTTGGACGGTCCGCAGCGGCGCACGGGATGTATTCGATGTCCGCCATTCGTGAGGCAATCAGATGCCCACCGTGGTGCGGATGAGGTTGCGGACTTGGGAGTGGGTGGTTTTGGGGTCGGGGGATAGGACGGTTATTTGGGGGGCCGGTTGGACGGAATCCGCTATTGCCCATTGGATGTCTGTGGTTCGGCCGGCCAGGGATCGGGCGGCTGCGGTGACTTGTGGGCCTGTGGCGATGATTATGCGGCATTTGCGTGCCACGAAGGCGGTCAGGTAGGTCTCGGCGTCGGTGGGGGATGTGGCTGGGATTTGTAGGCGTTGGGCGTTGACCTTGTTTGTAGTGGCTGCGTCCTGGAGGGCTTGCCAGGCTGCGTCGGCGGTGGCCGGGCCGCTGGGGTCGTCGGTGCCGACTGCGGCGCAGACCACTGGGTTGAGGGAGACGTTGCGGGCTTCCGGGAGCTTTGGTTTGTCGTTGCCGGTGTCGTCGCGGAGTGCGAAGAAGGTGATGATTCCGGCGATGGTTACTGCTACGGCTGTGGCTGCGGCCAGCAGTTTGGTGCGCATCGGGTGGACCCGCCTGTTCGTGTGAGGCTTTTGGCTCGCCTCGAGGTGGGAGAACCTGAAGGGGTTTCTATCACTCGGGTCGCTTGTTGGTCAGTCGTTGTCGGTTGTGGTGGGGAGGAGTTTTCGGGTGATTGTGGTGAGGAAGGGGTCGCGGAGGGACTGGGAGGGTTGGTCGTCGACCATGTAGGTCCAGGTGGTGCTTGGGCGGGTGAGGTTGGAGGCTTTCTCGTCGAGGCCGGACTTGGTGATTTTGGCGGTGTTGAGGTGGTTGGCTGCGGTTGTTTGGGCTTTGTGGAGCAGTGGGGCGAAGGCGCGTTGGGTTTCGGCGTGGAAGGCGTCTATCGGGTTTTGGCGGGCCAGGGCGCGTAGGTGGATGCCCTCGCGGAGGTCGGCGGTGCGGGCCAGGTGGTCGGTCCAGGCGCGGTCGAGGGCGTGGAGGAGGAGTTGGCGGGCTGCCTCGGCCAGGACGGGATTGCCTACCTCCTCCAGGAGTTCGGCCCAGCGGTCCGGGTTGAGGTCGGACAGGATGACGGACGCGGCGTCGTCGTGCAGGACCTCGTGGCGCAGGGCCAGGACCTCCTGGCGTTGCAGGTGGAGTTGTTGGTTGTACATCCATGTGGTGCGGTGGGTGTCGAACAAGGTGCCTTCGGCGACTCTTTGTGCCTGTTCGACGTAGCGGCGCACGGCCGCGTCGAGGATGCGGCCGTCGGGCTCGACCCGCGCCGCGCGGGGTGGGGGCTCGGTGGTGTGCCGGGTGATGGACTCGTCGTCGAGGCTGGTCAGGAAGACCGAGGTGCCCGGGTCGCCCTGGCGGCCGGCTCGGCCGCGCAACTGGTCGTCGAGGCGTCGGGTGTGGTGTCGGCCGACCCCGACCACGAGCAACCCGCCCAGTTCGACGACCCGTTCGTGGTCCGCCTTGTCCGCACCGCCGAGGCGGATGTCCGTACCGCGCCCCGCCATCTGGGTGGATACCGTGATCGCGCCGATCGCCCCGGCCTCCGCGATGATCGCGGCCTCGCGGCTGTCGTCCCGGGCGTTGAGCACCGCGCACCGCAGGCCCGCTTCGCGCAGCGCGGCGCCGATCCGCTCCGACGCGGCGACGTCGCGCGTGCCGATCAGAATCGGTCGGCCCGTGGCGTGGGTGCGTTCGACCAGGGCGAGCAGCGCCGCGTCCCGGGTTTCCTCGTCGTCATAGAGCCGATCCGGCTCGTCCACCCGCACGCAGGGCAGGTTCGGCGGCAGGTCGCCCGTCTCCAACCGGTAGAACTCGCGCAGTTGTTCGGAGACGATCACCGCCGTGCCGGTCATCCCGGCCACCGTCGGGTAACTTCCGATCAGGTCCTGCACGATCAACTGGTCCAGGACCTCCCCGCGCGGCCCGGCGGTCAGCCCCTCCTTGGCCTCCACCGCCGCGTGCAGCCCGTCGGGCCAGCGCTGCCGCTGGGCGACTCGGCCCCGGTTGGCGTCGACCAGCTTGATGCCGCCCTCGCGCACCAGGTAGTCCACGTCCCGGCGCAGCAGCGCCCGCGCGTACAGGGCGACGTTGACCTGGGACAGGCGCGTGTCCATGCCGCGCGCGTACAGGTTGTCCACGCCCAGCGCCCGCTCCACCTCGGCCACGCCCGTGTCGGTGAGCTGTACGGTCATCGCGTCCGACGCGGCCTCGTAGTGCCGGCCCTCGACCAGGTCCGCCACCACCCGGGCCGCCTCCGCCTCGTCGGACCCCGCGGCCACCCCGCCGGCCAGGACGAGCGGGATCCGGGCCTCGTCGATCAGCACCGCGTCGGCCTCGTCGACGATCGCCACATCCGGTGCGGGCAGCACCAGTTCGGCGACATCCGTACGCAACCGGTCGCGCAGCGTGTCGAAGCCGACCTCGGTGACGGGCACGTGCACCACGTCGCGGCCGTACGCGGACCGCCGCTCCGCCGGGGTGGACTCCTGGGTCACGTGCGACGCGCGCACGCCGAGCAGGTCGTAGACGGGCCCCATCCACTCGGCGTCGCGGCGGGCCAGGTAGTCGTTGACCGACAACACGTGCACCCGGCGCCCCTGGAGCGCGAAGGCGGCGGCGGCCAGCGCGCCGACCAGGGTCTTTCCCTCGCCGGTGGCCATCTCCACCACCGTGCCGCGCAACAGGCTCAGTACGCCCAGGAGTTGCACGTCGTAGGCCCGCTCGCCCAGGGCCCGGCGGCCGGCCTCGCGCCCCAGCGCGCACAACTCGACCATGGCGTCGTCGTCCCAGGGCGTGCCGGGGATCCCCGACGCCCGGGCGGCACGACCGAACCGGCCGCCGGAACGCGCGGCGGCGGCCCCCGGCTCGGGTTCCGCGCCGCCGACCCGTACCCGTAGCGTGTGCGCCGCCGCGCGCAGTTCGGCGTCGGACAGATCGCGCAGCGCCGCCTCGCGGTCGGCGGCGCGCCGGACCAGGGGGCGCAGGCCGGTCGGGGTCACGGTTCCGGGTTTGCCCAGGAAACGACGGACGGACCGGGTGAGAGCGCCGGACGAACCCACTGGGCCTCCACTTTTGCGGGGCGGGTGGCGCCCCTGTCGTCGGCAGCCGAGGCGACGGCGACGCGGCGGTCGGATGCCGTGCGACGCGCGGTGTACTCACCCGCGCCCGCCCCTTCCGAACCGCGCCCCCGTAACCCGACACACGTCACAACCTCGACCCCACGTCGCCGAGGATCCGGTCGGTGCGGCCGTTCGGACAACGAAGCGAGGTCCATGGCTGTTCCCCATTCGTGACCCGGATTCCCTGTCCGTGATCGTCTGCCCCGTGATCGGTGACCCCGACCGGCGGGATCGGGCCGAGGCGATCCGACCGGCGACCGGCGCGGCGGTCCGAAACGCTCGGCGGGGCAGATCGACCAGGGGCGGGGCCGCGTGTTCGTGCGGCCCCGCCCCTGGTCGATTCGCCCCGAATGCGAAGTATGTGAATGGCGCGAAGTGCGCTAGTCCGCGAGCAGTTCCGTGCGCAGCCGGGTCAGGATGCGGCTGAGCAGGCGGGAGACGTGCATCTGGGAGATCCCGAGCCGGGCGCCGATCTGGGCCTGGGTCAGTTCCTGGCCGAACCGCATCGACACGATTTCCCGATCCCGCTCCGGCAGCGCGGCCAGCAGCGGCTTGAGCACATGCAGGTTCTCCGCGACCTCGTAGCCGGGGTCGACGTAGGACGAGCGGCCGGAGTAGCCGTCGCCGGGACCGTCCTCCGAGGTGGGCGCGTCCAGCGAGGCGGCGGAGTAGCCGGCCGCCGCGGTCAGCCCCTCGGTGACCTCTTCGATGCTGATGCCCAGGTATTCGGCCAGCTCGGCGGGGGTGGGCTCACGGTCGAACCGACCGGTGAACGCGTCCCGCGCGCGGGCCAGTTCGAGCCGCAGCTCCTGAAGACGCCGCGGCACGTGCACGGCCCAGCTGGTGTCCCGGAAGAAGCGCTTGATCTCACCCGAGATGGTGGGTATCGCGAAGGTGGGGAACTCGGTCCCGAACGAGGCGTCGAAGCGGTCGATCGCCTTGATCAGCCCGATGGTGCCGACCTGGACCATCTCCTCGACGGACTCGTGCCGCGAGCGGTAGCGACCGGCCACGAACCGGACCAGGGGGAGATTGAGTTCGATCAGGGTGTTGCGCACGTACTGGTACTCGTGCGTGCCCTCCTCCAACACCCTCAGTCGGTCGAAGAGGACCTTGGACATCGCTCGGGCGTCGCTCGCGGTCGGCTCCGCGTGATCGGGCGAAGCCAAGGTGTCGAAGACCCGGTCGGCGAATTCGTCGGACGTGCCGACCGAGGATTCCGGAGCCGAGGACGCGAGTGCCGGGAATGCGACGGGAGGAGCCGTGTGAGCAATCTCCGCGGCGGCTGTGGTCGCGGTCGTCGTGCTCGGGTTCATCGTCTGCCTTCCCCTCTTGTCGTACGCGGTGCGTGGGCGCGGTGCATTGTTCCGACGTCCGGGCATACTGCCCCGCCTCTTTCGGCGTACACCCCTTCGCCGAGGATTATTACGATCCGGCCGCGCCCCCCACCTTACGCGCGTGCCGAGGCCGACCGACCCAGCAGTACCCACAGCAGGAACGGGCCGCCCAGCACCGTGGTCACCACGCCGACCGGAATCTCCGCGCCGTCCAGGACGATTCGGCCCAGCATGTCGGCCAGCACGATCAGGATCGCGCCGACCAGCATCGAGCCGAGGACGGGCACCCGCAGCGGCCCGGTCAACCGTCCGGCGATCACCGGCGCGGCCAGCGCCACGAAGCCCACCGGCCCGCAGATCCCGACCGCCAGACCCGCCAGGCAGACCGCCGCGACCAGGCAGACCAGCCGGATCCGGCCGGGATCCAGGCCGAGCGAGGAGGCGGTGGAGTCGTCGAAGCGCAACACGTCCAGCTTGCGCCCGAGCGCGAGGGCGAGCGGGACCAGTACGGCGAGCCCGATCAGTACCGGCCATGCCACGCTGTAGCCGCGCCCGTTCAGGCTGCCCGAACTCCATACGTACAGCGCGCTCGCCGAGTTGAGCGAGCGCCGGGCGAGCACCACCTGGGTGATCGCGGACGCCAGCGCGGACAACGCCAGGCCGACCACCAGAACCCGATAGCCGCGTTGGCCCAGGCCGCCGGCGACCGCGGTGACCACCACGGCGGCGACGAGCGCGCCGATCGGTCCGGCCCACCACGCACCGAACGAGCCGCTCGCGCTGAAGCTGACCGAGATCAGGACGGCGGCGGTGGCGCCGTCGTTGACGCCGAGCAACTCCGGGGTGGCGAGCCGGTTTCGGGCCAGTGTCTGGGTCAGGCAGCCCGCGACGCCCAGGGCGGCGCCCGCCGCCGCGCCGGCCACGATCCGACCCAGGCGGAACTCGCGGACCAGCAGCACGTCGAAGTGGTCGCCCCGGCCGAGGATCGCGTCGAACGTGCGGACCAGGCCCAGTTCGCGCTGGCCGGAGTACACCGACACCACGATCGCCGCGGCCAGCGCGACCGCGAGCAGCGTCGTGGCCAGCACCGCCCGACCGGGCAACAGCAGGGAGAACCGACCCCGGCGCACCACCAGATGCTCGGGCAACCGGCGCACGCGCCGCACGAGCGCCGCCGAACGCGCGGCCTCGTCCGCACGCGCCGCCTCGCACTCGGGCGCATCCTCGCCCGCTCGCGCATCCGCGCCCGCACGCGCCACCCCGGCGCCCCCGCCCGCGCCCCCGCGCCCGATCCCGAGCAGGCGCCGCACCCGAGCCGCCCCGCCGACCCCCCCGCCCGACGCCGACGTCGGCTCCGGCGCGTCCGTCAGCCCCAGCGCGCCCAGCCGCCGCGACCGCACCACGCCGATCAACAGCGGCGCGCCGATCAGCGCCACGATCACCGAGACCGGCGCCTCGAACGGCCGGGCCACCACCCGGGCCGCGACGTCGGCGGCGGTCAGTACGGCCGCGCCGATCAGCGCGGAGAAGCACAGTTGGGCGAGGATGCGCGGGCCGGCCAGGGTCCGGGCGAGGAAACCGGCGAGCAGACCGAGGAAGGAGATCGGGCCGACCAGGGCCACCGACGACGCGGTGAGCAGCGTCACCGACACCGCGACCAGGGCCCGGGTCAGCGCCGGGCGATGGCCGAGCCCGCGCGCCAGGTCGTCGCCCAGGACCAGTGCCGACAACGACCGCGAGACCAGTACGGCGAGCACGAACCCGCCGGCGAGCACCGGCGCGAGGCTGCCGAGCGAGTCGAAGCCCTGGATGCCGGCCAGCGAACCGAGGATCCAGAAGCGGAAGTTGTCGTACGCCTCGGTGGAGTTGACGATCAGGATGTTGGTGATCCCGCCGAAGGTGGCGCTCAGCGCGGCGCCCGCGAGCACCAGCCGCATCGGCGAACCGCCGCCGCGTCGGGCGGAGATGGCCAGGACCAGCAGCCCGGCCACGGCGGCGCCGGCGAACGCCCAGACCAGATAGCCGTATCCGGTCTGCACGCCGACCAGGGTGATGCCGAGCACGACGCCGAGCGAGGCCCCCGCGTTGACCCCGAGCAGGCCGGTCTCGGCGAGCGGGTTGCGGGTGACGGTCTGCAACAGACAGCCCGCCGTGCCCAACGCGGCGCCGGTGAGCAACGCGGTGAGCGTGCGCGGCAGCCGCAGATCGCGAATGACCAGGGTCAGATGACTGTCGGAGCGGGCGCCGTGCCGGTTGAATATGTAGTCGAAGGCGCCGCCGACACCGACCTCGCCGGCGCCCACCGAAAGCGAGATCCCGGTCAGCACCACCACCGTCGCGGTCAGCGCGATCGCGGCGATCAGGACCGTACGCCGACCGGCCGCGCGCCCCGAGGGGTCGTCGCGGCGATCGTCCGAGTGCGCCCCGGGCGTGGCGTCGGTGGACAAGCTCGGCGGGCCACCCAGGTTTTGCAGAATCGGCTGATGCACAGTCATAAAGTGAGGCTAACCTAACCACCGAGCACCCTTGGAAGGCCGCATCACGCCGACTTCGAGCCCGCGTCGAAGGCCTCGCCGGGATCGACCATGAGATCGATATTAGGTTAGGCTAACCTAAATCCCGATCAACGGGGTTGTGCTTGCCAAGGGGAGTTTCGTGCACCCATCAGACCTCGCCGGTCGCGTCGCGGTGGTCACCGGCGCCGCGCAGGGCATCGGTGCCGCCGTCGTCCGGGCCCTCGTCGACCACGGCGCGACCGTTGCCGCCACCGACCGCAATCCGACCGGCGTCGAAAACCTGATGGCCGACGACGGCACCGACGCGGTGATCGCCTACCCGCTCGATGTCACCGACGCCTCGGCGGTCGACACCACCCTCGCCGCGATCGAGCGCCGGCTCGGACCGATCGACATCCTGGTCAACGTGGCCGGTGTGCTGCACGTCTCGCCGGTGGCCGAACTCACCGACCGGGACTGGGCCGACACCTTCGCCGTCAACACCACCGGGGTGTTCCACACCGGCCGGGCGGTGGCCGGACCGATGGCCGCGCGCGGGCGCGGCAGCATC includes these proteins:
- the secA2 gene encoding accessory Sec system translocase SecA2; protein product: MGSSGALTRSVRRFLGKPGTVTPTGLRPLVRRAADREAALRDLSDAELRAAAHTLRVRVGGAEPEPGAAAARSGGRFGRAARASGIPGTPWDDDAMVELCALGREAGRRALGERAYDVQLLGVLSLLRGTVVEMATGEGKTLVGALAAAAFALQGRRVHVLSVNDYLARRDAEWMGPVYDLLGVRASHVTQESTPAERRSAYGRDVVHVPVTEVGFDTLRDRLRTDVAELVLPAPDVAIVDEADAVLIDEARIPLVLAGGVAAGSDEAEAARVVADLVEGRHYEAASDAMTVQLTDTGVAEVERALGVDNLYARGMDTRLSQVNVALYARALLRRDVDYLVREGGIKLVDANRGRVAQRQRWPDGLHAAVEAKEGLTAGPRGEVLDQLIVQDLIGSYPTVAGMTGTAVIVSEQLREFYRLETGDLPPNLPCVRVDEPDRLYDDEETRDAALLALVERTHATGRPILIGTRDVAASERIGAALREAGLRCAVLNARDDSREAAIIAEAGAIGAITVSTQMAGRGTDIRLGGADKADHERVVELGGLLVVGVGRHHTRRLDDQLRGRAGRQGDPGTSVFLTSLDDESITRHTTEPPPRAARVEPDGRILDAAVRRYVEQAQRVAEGTLFDTHRTTWMYNQQLHLQRQEVLALRHEVLHDDAASVILSDLNPDRWAELLEEVGNPVLAEAARQLLLHALDRAWTDHLARTADLREGIHLRALARQNPIDAFHAETQRAFAPLLHKAQTTAANHLNTAKITKSGLDEKASNLTRPSTTWTYMVDDQPSQSLRDPFLTTITRKLLPTTTDND
- a CDS encoding RNA polymerase sigma factor SigF, with protein sequence MNPSTTTATTAAAEIAHTAPPVAFPALASSAPESSVGTSDEFADRVFDTLASPDHAEPTASDARAMSKVLFDRLRVLEEGTHEYQYVRNTLIELNLPLVRFVAGRYRSRHESVEEMVQVGTIGLIKAIDRFDASFGTEFPTFAIPTISGEIKRFFRDTSWAVHVPRRLQELRLELARARDAFTGRFDREPTPAELAEYLGISIEEVTEGLTAAAGYSAASLDAPTSEDGPGDGYSGRSSYVDPGYEVAENLHVLKPLLAALPERDREIVSMRFGQELTQAQIGARLGISQMHVSRLLSRILTRLRTELLAD
- the fhuB gene encoding Fe(3+)-hydroxamate ABC transporter permease FhuB, whose translation is MTVHQPILQNLGGPPSLSTDATPGAHSDDRRDDPSGRAAGRRTVLIAAIALTATVVVLTGISLSVGAGEVGVGGAFDYIFNRHGARSDSHLTLVIRDLRLPRTLTALLTGAALGTAGCLLQTVTRNPLAETGLLGVNAGASLGVVLGITLVGVQTGYGYLVWAFAGAAVAGLLVLAISARRGGGSPMRLVLAGAALSATFGGITNILIVNSTEAYDNFRFWILGSLAGIQGFDSLGSLAPVLAGGFVLAVLVSRSLSALVLGDDLARGLGHRPALTRALVAVSVTLLTASSVALVGPISFLGLLAGFLARTLAGPRILAQLCFSALIGAAVLTAADVAARVVARPFEAPVSVIVALIGAPLLIGVVRSRRLGALGLTDAPEPTSASGGGVGGAARVRRLLGIGRGGAGGGAGVARAGADARAGEDAPECEAARADEAARSAALVRRVRRLPEHLVVRRGRFSLLLPGRAVLATTLLAVALAAAIVVSVYSGQRELGLVRTFDAILGRGDHFDVLLVREFRLGRIVAGAAAGAALGVAGCLTQTLARNRLATPELLGVNDGATAAVLISVSFSASGSFGAWWAGPIGALVAAVVVTAVAGGLGQRGYRVLVVGLALSALASAITQVVLARRSLNSASALYVWSSGSLNGRGYSVAWPVLIGLAVLVPLALALGRKLDVLRFDDSTASSLGLDPGRIRLVCLVAAVCLAGLAVGICGPVGFVALAAPVIAGRLTGPLRVPVLGSMLVGAILIVLADMLGRIVLDGAEIPVGVVTTVLGGPFLLWVLLGRSASARA
- a CDS encoding 2,3-dihydro-2,3-dihydroxybenzoate dehydrogenase, with the translated sequence MHPSDLAGRVAVVTGAAQGIGAAVVRALVDHGATVAATDRNPTGVENLMADDGTDAVIAYPLDVTDASAVDTTLAAIERRLGPIDILVNVAGVLHVSPVAELTDRDWADTFAVNTTGVFHTGRAVAGPMAARGRGSIVTVGSNAAGIPRTGMAAYAASKAAATMFTMCLGLELARSGVRCNVVSPGSTDTPMQRALWTDPEAPKRVLDGDPATWRTGIPLGRIADPADIAEAVVFLASDRARQITMHNMYVDGGATLHV